The Nomia melanderi isolate GNS246 chromosome 13, iyNomMela1, whole genome shotgun sequence sequence AAAATGGTCCATTCcttttttcacaattattgatcaGGTACATATACTTCTCTAAGAAATGACTGAATTTAGTAATACGGAAATTGTAATGCGAGCCAATCGAAATCTCATTAGATGCATTTTCAGAGTTCCCagataaaaatgttacaaaagttAATCTGAGTGCTCGTTAAttgtagtgttaatattttatataacgtcGCACTTACAAAGAATATTTGATACGCGCCCAGACACATTAACATGCTGATAAGCAACACATATAAGAAGATATTTAATCGAAATACAGACTCGAACTCGTTGCTGAACTCGATGAGCGCCTGATGTTGTCGGATATATTTCTTCATACGCGCGTAACACTTGTCCGTGTAACCAACGGAATTACTGTCCCCGTCGTTTTCATTCCATATACTGCTCAATCTGTATCCGACTATGCGAAATTGAGTACTCAAGTATGGATTGAAGACACATAATAATGATTCAACGCAAGTGTACGTTATGGCGACCTGAATTGTGCTTAACGTctgtaaaatattaagaaaatttgataaactgattatattattatttataaacattttatacgatattactgtatttttttcgaCTGGTATACATTATTTGACAGCTCTTTTCGCTACCAGATCAGCATGACTTTCACGTTATGGGTCTTTCTttcggaaatttaatttttcatgtaaatatatAGAGTTTCAAAACAGAAGTTTAAAATGACAATTTAATTGACGATGGCTGGTCGTGTGATAAGTATCATCAACAGTGTGCTGATGTTGAATAGTACGGAAGTTTATTTGTAAAAACGTCATTAACGATGACAAACAAACAGATACGTCTAACTCTAAAAATATTCGCATGTATAGCATTGgaatttagataaaaataaagacaatgagaattgtattaattacaCCATACTGTAGTTGAGGGAATGAGCTATCGAGTAACATATAACCATTGTAAGGTGTATATATttcgaaggaaaagaaaatatgttGTAAGATTGTAATGCAGTCAAATATATTAACAGTTTTTACCATTTCTACCATCGTCATCGTACCAAATCTTTCTTAGATATCGAAATAGACGATACCTGCATCAGAAATGTCATCTCATAATATGGCGAAACGTACACTGAATCGAAGTACAGCCTATAAATAAGTGCCCTTCTCGTATTATTATCTCTTCTCATGTTCACTAAAATACAGACGAAACGAATAAACATATTTCAGTATCAACCTGTATAACatacttctattatttttcgGATTTGTCGGTgaccaataatttaataatactattctatttagagtattaaatttttaataatttttttattttatttcttaatgtttcaataaaatatttataatttctggGATCAATTTCATTTACTTACTAACGATTGGTGTTAGTATGTAATTGCCAACGACAGCGATAGATGCAGCATAGGTTAATCCGAGAGTTAAAGTGGACAAATTTCGTGCCCTCGTCATTTCTACTTCTTCATTGTCATCATAATTCGAATGCCAAAAATTTCGTTGGGCGTATTTCACAAACACATGGATCTCATCTTCGAAAAAGCATACTATCATAAATTTCACGAATGCCACGGTGACAAGGGCAGTATTGCAAGTCATATAAAGAACATTCTGTAATtggaaaattgttatatttttatttagaattaattcaaaaattaattttaacaaacTGAAAAGTTTTTCATGAATACAGaaactgaaatgaatttattagaaGTGCAATGATTTGAAAtgcaattgaataattatttttgtattagttATTCGATatctaattttaattgtactgGAGTTTTGAAAATTTGCTTTCAACTTttggaaaagagaaatatttttaaggtgAAGCTTTTCAATCGATCACTTAATAATATTGTGTTAAGGTAATTAAGAAGTGTTAAATTTTCGTCTGTCTGTTCTATAATAACAAAAGCAGAAAGTATATTCCTATTTCTTGAGGCTTCAAATTGCTACGATCTCTTAATTGAACAACAAAAACCAGTAAATTTGAAACTTGCTACAATTGTgttcataattgaattttatattaaaattttataaatatttctacaaatgaAGTGATTACTgtgaaatagaatattacattGTGATCCGAAAAATTATGGAGAATATTGTATCATATGTATTTGATACACATTTACTATTGTGTCGAAGTTTATGTCTGTTCACGCCTATTTATGGCGCTTTGCATTGGAATGCGTAAATGTCTATATTTGTATTCGTAATATATTCATAGACATTACAATACATCTTTACTTAATATACTTACTACAGTTTCACATACCTACATTctctattgtattatattaaaggttttatcaatattttctttaggtTTAGCTAATAGGTAGGCGCAGCGAGTATTTCTCAAAAACTGTCAACTGTTAAGAgatgatttttctttaaattaagctgaaatgttgtaaaatatgaaaaaagtatacaaaaagCATGATCAGTAAGTTTCAATCttcagaaaattaattgaaattgatattttctaaaaagaataaaattcgaTAGTCAAAATTTCTTGTAACTTACCTCGAGTTAGTTTAATCGGGAGTGTAAACTTTTCATTggaatacttttattattcgttaattaaattaatttttacagttaCTGAAATGCTGAATTCAAATTTGACCTGAGAATTCAACCGCACATTCACTCGAAAGGACGAAACCTTTGCAAGATATATTCACCAATTCAACTTATTTGTTATGCTTCTTGTCTATTTTCcgttatttcaaaacatttcagtttcaattgaaaagaaattcattgctctatctgaaTTCTGTGAAAAGTGACCAAATATTCCCAATGCAAAACTGACAAACATGcaaaaatagatttatatttcacGCAGAGAAAGTCAGATTTATTCTACAAACACTGTTATTTAgtgttagaaattataattttaaatatttataattatatataaataaacacatataatataatttagagTTATCCCAAGTTAATCCAAACTTAACCAGAACGATGCGTCCTCTGACACTCAAACGGTagaacataataaaaaagtaggAAAATATGAAACGCACTCACGTCGATATCATCCAAAGTGTGGCAAATATCCGTAATGCCAGTATAAGACGCAAAAAGAAGAGCAGCGGCCGTGGTCATCTTGATACCACGTCTCAGTATCTTCCTATCTTTTTTGCTTGATGCCACACATCCTGTCATTTTCAAGAGAAAGAACATCAAAGGTATAGAAATGTCTTTCTTCTTCATAGCAATTTACGAATGATCTGATCGTTCAACTTGTACAAGATGTAGTAAAGAGTACGTTGGTATTATTTACACCGTCACTGCTTGCTTGTTACGCTTGATATTACTTTGATCAGAGGGGATTACTTACCGTGCGCGGCCGTATGAGCGTGTACGGGTCACTGGAAATAATTGCTTTcgttaaataaacattctgcGCGATTCACTTATTCATTGGCTGGGAGGGTTGATCGTTGGCTGTCGAGCGGATAACGATCAAGTCTCAACTTCTTGTGATCCATTCAGCGTGATAATTGCAGGCAAAGCAGACCGTGCATACTTCTGTCTCGCGGACAGTTGCAATGAAAAATGCACTTAGCGGAAGGAAAATTCATTATTAGAGGGGAGATGTATAGAGTGTTACCCGTAACGCGATTTCTTACACACTTGGAGTCACTTGATAGAATATAGTTTAGAACAAGTGTTGCGAAGCATGGAGTGTACAATAGATAACAGcaaataaaattttggaaaCAGTAATCTCTGTGTTAAATTACGTTTAGACTGTTTTAAAATCAAATACGACCAAAAGctatatatttcacatttccacTATTGTAAATCAAGTAATATGTTAGTAAAAATATCATGTAATATGTGTTTTGAATCCGCCTCGATGTCCTATATAATATGGTAAAAAAAATGTGTTCGAAAAAATATGTGTTCGCCGTGAAAACAAactgttttcgaaatttctttgacTGGCACCTATTGTTCACTCCATACCTTGCGACTATTGTAAATCTTTTTTGTCAGATGTATATTGAGGAACGCGTCGAAATTCGAGCGAAGGAAACCTGATGAATCTTTTTGAACTAGAATATTGGCGATTCTTTTGCGTAAAAAAAGGTAAGAGATTGAAGGATTTTGTTTGgtacaaaattaaattgaatttgataattGAATTCGTAGAATTGAATATAATTCGTAACTAAAAGTCATAAATAAAGGTCTAGTGAATCTATGCTTGGCTCTgtagtttaatgaaatattgttgtaTTCATTGAATGTAATTGTTTACATATTGCCAATTTTCATAACATGGCATAAAAATGTTAGAAATGCATTTTctaagaaatattgaagttttacaaagaaatctttaatattctagattttcaaaatttgagAGTGACAAAGTGATTATGGGATCTTACTGAACTCtataactatttttataaattaaaaataatcataacGAAGAACCAAAAATTCGCAAACGTCTACTTCATTATTCAAGCgaatttgtatttcaatttatGCATAACGTGTCTGAATTGCCATTCAAATCCGAAAATCAAAATccaaaaaaatacatattctacTCTTCATTCACAGggttatttgaaattctttgaaCGAGATCGGTCCATGAAAAAGAGATACGTGTGAAATATGTTTTACAAAAACCTGCGTTCGATCTACATTTCATCGAATCCGACGTGCCCCCTCGGCATCAAGCCCGAAACGAGATAAATCTAAACGGCGCTTTGATACGggcaagaaaaaaagaataatctCTGCAGGGGTGGAAAGGTAACAATAGAAACACCAATACAAAAGGAAAATACATCTGATTTACAGTGGAATATATATTCCTTTCATCATTTCCTTTGAGAAAATACATATACTTATTAGCAAACTCGTTAATTCTCGTGAGACACGATTCAGGACTTCGGTCGCCTCAGAAGTCTCGAACAGACGTTTTGCAATGAGTGGGCGGGGGGAACAGGTGGAGGTTAGGTGAAGGGTCAAGAGAATGATCCGAAAAATGATAACTTTTATTGCTACTTCCACAAGACAGACGAACGTTTTTCAGACCAAGAAACGTTATTTTTGGGAGGCCGACCGACGCTGAATTGTCGACACGCACAACAAATGTATTCCTCCTTATTTTCTCGTATGACCACTATTATACTCGAAACGTACAACAAACGAGGTCTACCTCTCGCGGTGCTTACGTATTGGAGCCTTAACCATAGAAATGTGTACTATACGCCTCTCATGTCCTCAGTCAATCCTAAAAACTAATAAGCCACAGGGGCAAAAGACGTCTCTCGCTAGGGATttcgtttataattttaattggttcagtgtaaccgtattgaataatagtaaattaatattgaaaatcaaatgagaaaagatgaagGTTGATCAATGCGATCCGCATTCTTTTCGAGGCCCTTCTCGTGACAAAAATTAAAAGCTGCATAGATGATTTATGATTTCCTTctcaactgtgcttgataataCAACTTTGTTTGTGTTTACATTTACtgtaaaggttaaagattaataatggacaaataatatttaattcatatttaagtCTAACTTAACTCTTATCatacaatatcgagtcagactcgcgaggagtcctattattaattattatgttctGAAGTGAACGTGGCTATAGATGAATtgggaatttttctttgttgtttgataaattattaatgacaaagttactGTAGCAAGCGCAGTTATGAAGAAAgtcgtaagacaaggggttagaACAGTGTCGGGTGAAAGATCGGAAGGCCCCTATACACGCTGAAACATGCAGCGGTGCAGGCATCACTACAAGCGATGAATTCGAGCcttctttactttttatttgaatacaacatgtatcatgaaactttggaagactcaaacccacCACTTGGAGCGATACCTGCATCGTCGCAGGTTTCAACGGGATTGGGTGCCTTATGAAAGGTGCCGATAGTGCTTGGCAACAGACTCATGGGAAGAGAAAGACATCTTCCTCCTGTCTTGAGTGATTCAATAGTGGCTGAAGCTGAACACACGTTAACTCTAGGACTATCGAGTGTTTAATACTGAAGCTACCAGACAGGTCGAAATGACCTATTCGTGGTTCCTTCTTTTCACAATTATTACATCGCACTCCGTCGGATTCTGTTCCGTCTGCTTCCTTCGTCACTTGGCTCAGCCAATAACGTCGACTGTTCTATAGCTACTAACGCTAGCACCCTAAGTGGGAGAATCCCCTTACTCTTCTGACCTTTTAGCTGTTAGGATTGATTTAGGACGTGAGAGGAGTATAGTGCCATTATCGTTACACTGAATAGAATTTGGGGTTCCCGCGTGGTCGGGTCAGAGTTTGGAGATCATGGATCAGGGTCGGGCGATAGGCATCGACATTGGTATTCGCTTTCTCCCAAAATCCTCTTTCTCCGTATAATACGCTTTGATACAATAGTAAAACACTTATCAATGTCGTCTTTGCGTACAGTTTTCCTTACCTAgtatgtttctattatttcattgttattcgGATAACGCCATTTATCCATATAACACGTGTACCCGTGAAAGCAACGTTAAAACGCAACTGAGAACGCCGACCATGTCGAGTCGCGATCGGTCGATTAGTCGATTCTAGTTTGATGGTTCGTTTACCGAGGGACCTTACTCATATCGTTATACAAATATTCGATATTCGGTTACAATTTCGCGTCTAATTACGAAGCTGAAGCGTCTTCTCACGCAGCAGACTCGTCCacgttcgatcgatcgaatcgGTTTTATCGTTCGTCGACCGCCGCTGTTCGTTCGCGAATTGTTCGCGTACCAATTATTCACACAATGAATGGTTCTTCTGCCAGCGTTTCTGGCAACGATTTCGTTGGAAACTACAAACGTTCCGCGTACAAACGTATACGTATTAGTACAATTGAATACGATTTTTGGGTTCGCTGGGTTTAACGTCGATCGCTGCGTTTCAGCGTGTCGTCGACGAATTGGGCGAGTTCGGGATAGTTCGGTCGATTTTGCAGGGGTTTCAGCGGAATTCgcggttttattattattttgtgatAATTGTGTCGTATTCAGGGTAAAGTGATTAACTGTAGTTTCTCGAATGTTCTTGAGTTTTAGCAGTAATctattgtttctattttctaattGGGCTGGGTGGAAATATTTTAGCGTTGTTAATTtgttagaaataaaaatgaactaCATGATCATTGTATTCTTATATTTACACAAAtgattaacaattgataataaaacataatattgcaaaaacaaaacatattagaataaaagataatattataaaagtgGAATTTATAAAAAGAGAGACATTGTATtgcaaaaatgaaatgtataaaaatgaaaattatataacagtgaaatttagaaaaattaaaaaataatactatagaagaaaaatttatgaaaataaaactttgaataaTAGTGTAAGTTAATGTTTTTATCACGTGCCTGACATGTTGCAAGAGTAAAAATAAGATTAAAATACCAGTTTGGTGTTTTAATTActcaatttcattatatttgtcTACTTTTCGATTTCTGGAGTTAATCAATTTGACAACTGAACGACTCAATTGTCGGTGCGAGATATACGTACAGTTATTgatctgttttatttaaataagataGAGATCCCTGTCAGATTTCAGTgtgttttaatcattttatttctcaaCGCTAACCAATCTTTTCGTACGATGGAACTGTCCCGGACTCACTATATAATCTAAATGTTGAGTGTTCTTTGGAAAGCGATTCCTTGcgattattttctaaaatttgcGCGTCTACTTGTAGCTCGCGTGTTAAACAAGCGACTCGTGTCACAGGAATGAATAATTGCACGTGTAAAAGGAACAGAAGGGAGCGTAAGAGTTCACGTTACTTCGAAGTGCGTGTACGCGAAGACTCTGGTGGccagtttaatttaaataatattcatttgaatttattgttgaaacttGGATGCCCAAAAGCTTGAACGAgagtttttgtttttaatacgtGGCACCTTTGTGACTTCCTGGTGGGCTGTACACGAAAGAaacttatatttcaataatttataattaaataaaaccagACCTaaattgtctatttatttaagaattttcttcaattaaaattgcatatttatattttttaatagtataaatacaAGTAGCTTCACGAAGACTTTAATATAgcaattaaaagaattttaataatataaaattgtaacgtaggtaaatattaatgaaattattattaaatatatttgtaattttcatgtAGCAGTTTATAATTGTATGTTTCAAATATATCACGAGGTGGTAACGAATTTTTAGACAATGATTCGTACAAAGTTAAGATAGGTATATGATGTGTGTCCTTCATTGTAGAATCAGTAGAATGCAGTTCACATATGGTCAGACAAATAGAATTATCAGCGAGTAGAATAAGGCCTGTGTTTAGTCAGACAAGTGGTATAAAAGTTGTTTGCCTACTGTAAGTAGGTACAAAGAAATTTAAaggtaaaattgtaatttatctgTAGCTTCTGTTCATTTTCTTGAATACGTCttaacaaacattatttaatctctaaattaaagaaataatgtatGAGATTAAAATGTTCTTATGTattcaatacaataaattaaaaagattgtAGTATTAGAATTATCAAAGCAAACTTGTTGAAGTACATCGTTACTTCGAATTGCGCTAAGAAACAGCGCAGTATTGGGATATActaaaaaattaagttaaaattttgttttttttagtCAGGATTTTTGTGCATGAGAAATAATcagaaactgtattaaattatattggattttcaatgtAATTCTTCTAAAAATTCTCGTAAGCTATAAACCCATAAAAATTCATAGCTTAATTATTTCACACacaaaaattaacgtgaacAAAGTTATCCTATACTGTTATGCATAAAGTTGTCACATATTGAATCGAATAAAACCAGTCAAAATTCATGTTAGAATTTTAATGCATCTTATTTCAATTCACGTTAACgtatttatcaataaattagTATTTTCAGAGCGAAACATgcatcata is a genomic window containing:
- the LOC116425631 gene encoding odorant receptor 4-like isoform X3, with amino-acid sequence MTCNTALVTVAFVKFMIVCFFEDEIHVFVKYAQRNFWHSNYDDNEEVEMTRARNLSTLTLGLTYAASIAVVGNYILTPIVMNMRRDNNTRRALIYRLYFDSVYVSPYYEMTFLMQTLSTIQVAITYTCVESLLCVFNPYLSTQFRIVGYRLSSIWNENDGDSNSVGYTDKCYARMKKYIRQHQALIEFSNEFESVFRLNIFLYVLLISMLMCLGAYQIFFVKSLATRKIIFIFFTIGSAIQVILFSYSCGILINSSEEITLSVYATSLFSAPMDKSGRLLRKDMQIIMLRTQKPCYLTACGFFPISLETSTKLFSTAMSYFTLLKQSSTED
- the LOC116425631 gene encoding odorant receptor 13a-like isoform X1 encodes the protein MKKKDISIPLMFFLLKMTGCVASSKKDRKILRRGIKMTTAAALLFASYTGITDICHTLDDIDNVLYMTCNTALVTVAFVKFMIVCFFEDEIHVFVKYAQRNFWHSNYDDNEEVEMTRARNLSTLTLGLTYAASIAVVGNYILTPIVMNMRRDNNTRRALIYRLYFDSVYVSPYYEMTFLMQTLSTIQVAITYTCVESLLCVFNPYLSTQFRIVGYRLSSIWNENDGDSNSVGYTDKCYARMKKYIRQHQALIEFSNEFESVFRLNIFLYVLLISMLMCLGAYQIFFVKSLATRKIIFIFFTIGSAIQVILFSYSCGILINSSEEITLSVYATSLFSAPMDKSGRLLRKDMQIIMLRTQKPCYLTACGFFPISLETSTKLFSTAMSYFTLLKQSSTED
- the LOC116425631 gene encoding odorant receptor 30a-like isoform X2, with product MKKKDISIPLMFFLLKMTGCVASSKKDRKILRRGIKMTTAAALLFASYTGITDICHTLDDIDNVLYMTCNTALVTVAFVKFMIVCFFEDEIHVFVKYAQRNFWHSNYDDNEEVEMTRARNLSTLTLGLTYAASIAVVGNYILTPIVMNMRRDNNTRRALIYRLYFDSVYVSPYYEMTFLMQTLSTIQVAITYTCVESLLCVFNPYLSTQFRIVGYRLSSIWNENDGDSNSVGYTDKCYARMKKYIRQHQALIEFSNEFDAIQVILFSYSCGILINSSEEITLSVYATSLFSAPMDKSGRLLRKDMQIIMLRTQKPCYLTACGFFPISLETSTKLFSTAMSYFTLLKQSSTED
- the LOC116425631 gene encoding uncharacterized protein LOC116425631 isoform X4, which codes for MKKKDISIPLMFFLLKMTGCVASSKKDRKILRRGIKMTTAAALLFASYTGITDICHTLDDIDNVLYMTCNTALVTVAFVKFMIVCFFEDEIHVFVKYAQRNFWHSNYDDNEEVEMTRARNLSTLTLGLTYAASIAVVGNYILTPIVMNMRRDNNTRRALIYRLYFDSVYVSPYYEMTFLMQTLSTIQVAITYTCVESLLCVFNPYLSTQFRIVGYRLSSIWNENDGDSNSVGYTDKCYARMKKYIRQHQALIEFSNEFE